Proteins encoded within one genomic window of Balneolaceae bacterium:
- a CDS encoding DEAD/DEAH box helicase family protein, translated as MNRSELSETDIRTKYITPALMDAGWDLHKQIREEKYFTDGRIRVRGSVASRETGKKADYILYYKRGIPLAVIEAKDHNHSIGAGMQQALDYGDILDIPFVYSSNGSGFLEHDRTKTEGSIETELTMEQFPSPKELWQRYCNYKGFDNKQEKLVKQPYHFEQDGRTLRYYQEIAVNRTVEAIAKGQDRILLVMATGTGKTLTAFQIIWRIWKAGENKRILYLADRNILVDDPIRKYFGSLKDVVHKIQRGKVSKAHQIYFALYQAVTGNEDYSDVFKEYSRDFFDLIIIDECHRGSAAADSAWRRVLEYFDSATHIGLTATPKETNTVSNIHYFGEPIYTYSLKQGIEDGFLAPYKVVRFTIDKDAEGWRPEDGFVDKYGNIVPDREYNQKDYDRELILEKRTELVARKVTEFLKETDRYAKTIVFCIDIDHAERMRQALVNLNADLVNKDSRYVMRITGDEKAGKMELDNFMDEEESYPVIATTSKLLTTGVDIPTCKFIVLDANIGSMTEFKQIIGRGTRISEDYGKMYFTIMDFRNVTRHFADPDFDGEPVQASEFGPNDSPVPPQEEEEPLGNYPDSPEIHEDGYEWEDDGGEITDGDVRRFYVDNVEVKLLNQRVQYYDDDGKLVTESLKDYSRKKINEKYGSLDEFLRKWKDSEKKQAIVEELEETGVVFSELKKEVDKDLDPFDLICHVAFEQPPLTRQERANNVKKRNYFGKYSGTAKECTGSSAWISTKMKASKTWKI; from the coding sequence ATGAATCGATCGGAGCTTTCGGAAACTGACATTCGAACCAAATACATTACACCTGCATTGATGGATGCCGGTTGGGATCTGCATAAACAGATTCGCGAGGAGAAGTATTTTACTGATGGCCGGATTCGGGTTCGGGGATCGGTTGCGTCAAGAGAAACAGGAAAGAAGGCCGATTATATTCTCTATTACAAAAGAGGAATTCCACTCGCTGTCATTGAGGCCAAAGATCACAATCATTCTATTGGTGCCGGAATGCAGCAGGCTTTGGATTATGGCGATATTCTGGATATACCGTTTGTTTACAGCTCCAATGGATCGGGCTTTTTAGAACATGACCGCACAAAGACGGAAGGTTCCATTGAGACTGAATTGACAATGGAGCAGTTTCCTTCTCCAAAAGAGTTGTGGCAACGCTATTGTAACTATAAAGGATTCGACAATAAGCAGGAGAAACTGGTTAAGCAGCCCTATCACTTTGAGCAAGATGGCCGAACTCTTCGCTATTACCAGGAAATAGCTGTGAACCGAACAGTGGAGGCGATTGCGAAAGGCCAGGATCGAATTTTATTGGTCATGGCAACTGGTACCGGCAAAACATTGACAGCCTTCCAAATCATATGGAGAATCTGGAAAGCCGGTGAGAACAAACGAATTCTTTACCTGGCTGACCGAAATATCCTGGTGGATGATCCCATCCGTAAATACTTTGGTTCGCTGAAAGATGTGGTTCATAAAATTCAGCGGGGAAAGGTTAGCAAGGCTCATCAAATCTATTTTGCATTGTATCAGGCAGTGACCGGAAATGAAGATTATTCGGATGTCTTCAAAGAGTACTCCAGGGATTTCTTTGATCTGATTATTATTGATGAGTGTCACCGCGGGAGTGCAGCAGCCGATTCAGCCTGGCGCAGAGTGTTGGAATATTTTGACAGCGCTACTCACATCGGTTTAACTGCTACTCCGAAAGAAACGAATACGGTTTCCAACATCCACTATTTTGGTGAGCCGATCTATACCTACTCTCTGAAACAAGGAATTGAAGATGGATTTCTTGCACCTTACAAAGTGGTGCGGTTTACCATTGATAAAGACGCTGAAGGCTGGCGGCCGGAGGATGGATTTGTCGATAAGTATGGTAACATCGTACCGGATCGTGAATACAACCAAAAAGATTATGACCGAGAATTGATTCTTGAAAAACGAACGGAGTTGGTTGCCCGAAAAGTCACGGAATTCCTCAAAGAGACCGACCGATATGCCAAAACCATTGTTTTCTGTATTGATATTGATCATGCGGAACGAATGAGGCAGGCACTGGTCAACCTGAATGCAGACCTGGTGAACAAGGATAGCCGATACGTGATGCGAATTACGGGTGATGAAAAAGCGGGAAAGATGGAGCTGGATAACTTTATGGATGAAGAAGAAAGCTATCCGGTTATTGCCACGACATCAAAACTGCTGACCACCGGCGTAGATATTCCCACCTGTAAGTTCATCGTTCTGGATGCGAATATTGGTTCCATGACGGAATTCAAGCAGATTATTGGAAGGGGAACCCGCATCAGTGAAGATTACGGGAAGATGTATTTCACCATCATGGATTTCCGAAATGTAACCCGCCACTTTGCCGATCCGGACTTTGATGGAGAACCGGTACAAGCATCAGAATTTGGTCCCAATGATTCTCCCGTTCCGCCACAAGAAGAGGAAGAGCCGCTCGGTAATTATCCCGATTCTCCTGAAATACATGAAGATGGATATGAATGGGAAGACGATGGTGGTGAAATAACCGATGGCGATGTTCGCAGATTCTATGTAGACAATGTAGAAGTAAAACTCCTGAATCAACGGGTTCAGTATTATGATGATGACGGGAAGTTGGTCACGGAATCTCTGAAAGATTATTCCCGCAAGAAAATTAATGAGAAATATGGCTCTCTGGATGAATTTCTCCGCAAGTGGAAGGACTCCGAGAAGAAGCAAGCCATCGTCGAAGAACTGGAAGAAACCGGAGTTGTATTTTCAGAACTCAAGAAAGAGGTAGATAAAGACCTCGATCCGTTTGATCTGATTTGCCATGTAGCCTTTGAACAACCTCCCCTTACCCGACAAGAACGGGCAAATAATGTGAAGAAGCGAAACTATTTTGGAAAATATTCGGGAACTGCTAAAGAATGTACTGGAAGCTCTGCTTGGATAAGTACGAAGATGAAGGCCTCGAAAACCTGGAAGATATGA
- a CDS encoding N-6 DNA methylase, giving the protein MRRRGAGVDGDAQRISQLGWMLFLKVFDDYETEQELMTDDYESPIPEKYRYRNWAHDEEGITGDALLEFIDELFKEMKEMELDEKSPRLAFVVKSIFEDSYNYMKSGTLLRQVVNKLNEINFNKKDDRHQFNDLYEKILKDLQSAGNAGEYYTPRAVTKFMTQMIDPRIGETVFDPACGTGGFLVDAIEHMKEQSSSIEDLKAFQENIQGVEKKPMPHMLCTTNLILHGIDVPKVRRDNTLNKPYNEYKAKDRVDVVLTNPPFGGQEEDGIEKNFPAQFQTRETADLFLVLIMRLLKEDGRCALVLPDGFLFGEGVKTRIKEKLLKENNLHTIVRLPKGVFAPYTSINTNLLFFEKGGSTDEVWYFEHRYPEGYKSYSKTKPIRIEEFDVEKSGGNDRKETDQAWKVTTEEIEKRNYNLDIKNPNSEENQSYDVEALLAKRNSLNEEIQKSESFVAE; this is encoded by the coding sequence ATGCGCAGAAGAGGTGCCGGAGTTGACGGCGATGCGCAGCGGATCTCTCAACTTGGATGGATGCTGTTTCTGAAGGTTTTTGATGATTACGAAACCGAGCAGGAGCTCATGACCGATGACTATGAGTCTCCCATCCCAGAAAAGTACCGGTACCGCAACTGGGCGCATGATGAAGAGGGAATCACCGGGGATGCCCTGCTGGAGTTCATCGATGAGCTGTTCAAGGAGATGAAGGAGATGGAGCTGGACGAGAAGAGTCCCCGGCTGGCCTTTGTGGTGAAATCCATTTTTGAGGATTCCTACAACTACATGAAATCGGGGACGCTGCTCCGGCAGGTGGTGAACAAGCTGAATGAGATCAACTTCAACAAGAAGGACGACCGCCATCAGTTCAACGATCTGTACGAGAAGATCCTGAAGGACCTGCAAAGTGCGGGCAATGCCGGGGAGTATTACACGCCCCGTGCGGTCACCAAATTCATGACGCAGATGATCGATCCCAGGATCGGGGAAACGGTGTTTGATCCGGCGTGCGGAACGGGTGGATTCCTGGTGGATGCCATCGAGCATATGAAGGAGCAGTCGTCATCCATTGAGGATCTGAAAGCCTTTCAGGAGAATATTCAGGGCGTGGAGAAAAAGCCGATGCCGCACATGCTCTGCACCACCAACCTGATCTTGCACGGCATTGATGTGCCGAAGGTCCGGCGGGATAACACCCTCAACAAGCCGTACAACGAGTACAAAGCCAAAGACCGCGTGGATGTGGTGCTGACCAATCCTCCCTTTGGCGGACAGGAAGAAGACGGCATCGAAAAGAACTTTCCGGCACAGTTTCAGACGCGGGAAACGGCCGACCTGTTTTTGGTGCTCATCATGCGCCTGCTGAAAGAAGATGGCCGGTGCGCCCTGGTACTTCCCGACGGATTTCTGTTTGGGGAAGGCGTGAAAACCCGCATCAAGGAAAAACTGCTGAAGGAGAATAACCTGCATACCATCGTGCGCCTGCCCAAAGGCGTGTTTGCGCCCTACACCAGCATCAACACCAATTTGCTGTTTTTTGAGAAAGGCGGCTCCACCGATGAGGTGTGGTATTTTGAACACCGCTATCCCGAAGGCTACAAGAGCTACTCCAAAACCAAACCCATCCGCATTGAGGAGTTTGATGTAGAAAAGAGTGGTGGGAATGACCGCAAAGAAACCGATCAGGCCTGGAAGGTAACCACCGAAGAAATCGAGAAGCGGAATTACAACCTCGATATAAAGAACCCGAACTCCGAGGAAAATCAGAGTTACGATGTAGAGGCTTTGCTGGCCAAGCGGAATAGTCTGAATGAAGAGATTCAGAAATCTGAGTCGTTCGTTGCTGAATGA
- a CDS encoding endonuclease domain-containing protein produces the protein MVLNLSMADDQKHSAPLSRGRRAGGEDEKGKKSPKLPLHAGAEPHQFKYARQLRRDMTKAEKVLWEHLRARRFLNMKFRRQHPILEFIADFYCHKLKLIVEVDGEYHEEDDATYYDSERTKELKRYGYSVVRFSNERILKNIDEVLVELKELVTRLRKTSPQIPLQQERGFRGQSIDSAEIHITSQKSTPSPRGEGRERWKTEETKHEPNRPTGRI, from the coding sequence ATGGTTTTAAATCTATCTATGGCAGATGATCAAAAACATAGCGCTCCCCTCTCCCGTGGAAGAAGGGCCGGAGGTGAGGACGAAAAGGGCAAGAAATCGCCAAAACTCCCTCTCCACGCCGGTGCGGAGCCGCATCAGTTTAAGTACGCCCGTCAGTTACGCCGAGACATGACCAAAGCAGAAAAAGTTCTCTGGGAACATCTGCGTGCTCGGCGTTTTTTAAATATGAAGTTTAGAAGGCAGCATCCGATTTTGGAATTTATAGCAGACTTTTATTGCCACAAATTAAAACTGATTGTGGAAGTGGATGGCGAGTATCACGAAGAAGATGATGCAACATATTACGATAGCGAGCGGACGAAAGAGCTGAAACGATACGGGTATTCTGTAGTTCGTTTTTCGAATGAGCGAATTTTAAAAAATATAGATGAGGTTTTAGTGGAACTGAAGGAGTTAGTTACTCGACTCAGAAAAACCTCTCCCCAAATCCCTCTCCAGCAGGAGAGGGGCTTTCGTGGGCAATCAATAGATTCTGCTGAAATTCATATTACAAGCCAGAAATCCACACCCTCTCCTCGAGGAGAGGGCCGGGAGAGGTGGAAAACAGAGGAGACAAAACATGAACCTAACCGACCTACTGGACGAATTTAA